From Deferrisoma camini S3R1, the proteins below share one genomic window:
- a CDS encoding molybdopterin-containing oxidoreductase family protein, whose amino-acid sequence MRDTAADTRVVYTDCTLCYHSCGCKVTVENGRAVAVEGLESHPLNRGRLCPRGEAALENVYHPDRILNPLKKVEGGFREISWEQALDEIAARLDRLRREFGPQVLGMFSGSIGVENLEMAGLAQRFKAAFGSPNFFSVESVCYRMRIRARQITFGKYPTEELDSKLYILWGHNPDASDFPLKLAIERNLARGAKLVVIDPRRIPLADRADLYLRIRPGSDAAMALAMIHEIVASELYDRRFVEAFAIGFDRLVEHVRPFTPEWAEELTWVPAERIRELARWMARTKGASIYQGTCTQDQTAAGVQASRAFSVLQVITGNINVPGGWVISPRPRFGNVGLGVSGDPLGSDEYPLFVDLWGRKSPYGVVTKVPEAVPERLKAFYVVGGNPLVSMPDSNAFREAFRRLDLLVVHDLFLTETAREAHYVLPACSHLEKWGVAYTYNVCHCLPYMMLRKRCIEPLGESRSEWWVFTQLARRLGLEEHFPWRTEEEFVRFELETTGLTFDELLHEKPEGAFYGEKRYEMPPSLPTPSGKIEIYSEAMACAGAAPLPVYLEPERSPLGAPPELRQRYPLILTTGHRNYYYTHSQFRGIRRLVQHSPEPYAEIGPETAALQGLRDGDLAEIETDRGRVRMRVRVDPRVAEGVVFVPHGWEGDRNANRLTDARCREPIFGYPQMKALLCAVRRVGC is encoded by the coding sequence ATGCGCGACACCGCTGCCGACACCCGCGTGGTCTACACCGACTGCACCCTGTGCTACCACAGTTGCGGATGCAAGGTGACCGTGGAGAACGGACGGGCCGTGGCGGTGGAGGGGCTCGAGTCCCACCCGCTGAACCGGGGCCGCCTGTGCCCACGGGGCGAGGCGGCCCTCGAGAACGTCTACCATCCCGACCGAATCCTCAACCCGCTGAAAAAGGTGGAAGGTGGGTTCCGGGAGATCTCGTGGGAGCAGGCCCTCGACGAGATCGCCGCCCGGCTCGACCGGCTGCGCCGGGAGTTCGGGCCCCAGGTGCTCGGGATGTTCAGCGGGTCCATCGGGGTCGAGAACCTGGAGATGGCCGGCCTGGCCCAGCGGTTCAAGGCGGCCTTCGGCTCCCCCAACTTCTTCTCGGTGGAGAGCGTGTGCTACCGGATGCGCATCCGGGCCCGCCAGATCACCTTCGGCAAGTACCCGACCGAGGAGCTCGACTCCAAGCTCTACATCCTGTGGGGCCACAACCCCGATGCCAGCGACTTCCCCCTGAAGCTGGCCATCGAGCGGAACCTGGCCCGGGGGGCCAAACTGGTGGTCATCGATCCCCGTCGGATCCCCCTGGCCGACCGGGCCGACCTGTACCTGCGGATCCGGCCCGGGTCGGACGCGGCCATGGCCTTGGCCATGATCCACGAGATCGTCGCAAGCGAGCTGTACGATCGGCGGTTCGTCGAGGCGTTCGCGATCGGGTTCGACCGGCTCGTGGAGCACGTACGGCCGTTCACCCCCGAGTGGGCCGAGGAGCTCACCTGGGTTCCGGCCGAGAGGATCCGGGAACTGGCCCGATGGATGGCCAGGACCAAGGGCGCCAGCATCTACCAGGGCACCTGCACCCAGGATCAGACCGCGGCCGGGGTGCAGGCGAGCCGGGCGTTCTCGGTGCTCCAGGTGATCACCGGAAACATCAACGTGCCGGGGGGGTGGGTGATCAGCCCCCGCCCCCGGTTCGGCAACGTGGGCCTCGGGGTGTCCGGGGATCCGCTGGGTTCCGACGAGTACCCCCTGTTCGTGGACCTGTGGGGCCGAAAGAGCCCCTACGGGGTCGTGACCAAGGTGCCCGAGGCGGTTCCCGAGCGGCTCAAGGCGTTCTACGTGGTGGGGGGCAACCCCCTGGTCTCCATGCCCGATTCGAACGCGTTCCGGGAGGCGTTCCGTAGGCTGGACCTGCTGGTGGTCCACGACCTGTTCCTGACCGAGACCGCACGAGAGGCCCACTACGTGCTTCCGGCCTGCTCCCACCTGGAGAAATGGGGCGTGGCCTACACATACAACGTGTGCCACTGCCTGCCGTACATGATGCTCCGGAAGAGGTGCATCGAGCCCCTTGGGGAGTCCCGTTCCGAGTGGTGGGTGTTCACCCAGCTGGCCCGGCGGCTGGGCCTGGAGGAGCACTTCCCCTGGCGTACGGAGGAGGAGTTCGTCCGGTTCGAGCTCGAAACCACGGGCCTCACCTTCGACGAGCTCCTCCACGAGAAACCCGAGGGGGCCTTCTACGGCGAGAAGAGGTACGAGATGCCCCCGAGCCTGCCCACCCCCTCGGGGAAGATCGAGATCTACAGCGAGGCCATGGCCTGTGCCGGCGCCGCCCCCCTGCCGGTGTACCTGGAGCCGGAACGAAGCCCCCTCGGCGCCCCGCCCGAGCTCAGGCAGCGCTACCCCTTGATCCTGACCACGGGCCACCGGAACTACTACTACACCCACAGCCAGTTCCGGGGGATCCGGCGGCTCGTGCAACACAGCCCGGAACCCTACGCCGAGATCGGCCCCGAGACCGCGGCCCTCCAGGGCCTGCGCGACGGCGACCTGGCCGAGATCGAGACCGACCGGGGACGGGTGCGCATGCGGGTGCGGGTGGATCCCCGGGTCGCGGAAGGCGTGGTGTTCGTGCCCCACGGGTGGGAAGGCGATCGGAACGCAAACCGGCTCACGGACGCCCGATGCCGGGAGCCGATCTTCGGCTACCCCCAGATGAAGGCCCTGTTGTGTGCGGTGCGGAGGGTGGGTTGCTAA
- a CDS encoding ABC transporter ATP-binding protein, which produces MEPILEANGMKALAGGDTVVSGVELRLGPGEVVWVEGASGAGKTTVLRALARLTPWEGELRFQGQRARDVAPHRWRAWVTLVPFPPVGLADRVAPDLEAPWGLRVRREARPPGPDTFRTELDALGLADIGLDRSVGELSQGQLARLALIRALLAGPRVLLLDEPGANLDPDAAGRVCRRVAQFAAAGGAAVVAGHGAPWPGVARRYRIRDGRWEAAG; this is translated from the coding sequence GTGGAGCCGATCCTCGAGGCGAACGGGATGAAGGCCCTGGCGGGGGGGGACACCGTGGTGTCCGGGGTGGAGCTGCGGCTCGGGCCGGGCGAGGTGGTGTGGGTGGAGGGGGCGTCCGGCGCCGGCAAGACCACCGTGCTCCGTGCCCTGGCCCGGCTCACCCCCTGGGAGGGGGAGCTCCGGTTTCAGGGGCAGAGGGCCCGGGACGTCGCCCCCCACCGGTGGCGGGCGTGGGTCACGCTCGTGCCGTTCCCCCCCGTCGGCCTGGCCGACCGCGTGGCCCCGGACCTCGAGGCCCCCTGGGGCCTGCGGGTGCGGCGGGAGGCCCGGCCCCCGGGCCCTGACACGTTCCGGACGGAGCTCGATGCACTGGGCCTCGCAGACATCGGGCTCGACCGGTCGGTGGGGGAACTGAGCCAGGGGCAGCTGGCCCGCCTCGCCCTGATCCGCGCCCTGCTGGCCGGACCCAGGGTGCTCCTGCTCGACGAACCCGGAGCCAACCTGGACCCCGACGCGGCCGGCCGGGTGTGCCGGAGGGTGGCCCAGTTCGCCGCCGCGGGCGGAGCGGCCGTGGTCGCCGGGCACGGGGCGCCCTGGCCCGGCGTCGCCCGGCGGTATCGCATCCGGGACGGCCGGTGGGAGGCGGCGGGGTGA
- a CDS encoding YaiI/YqxD family protein yields MTGPVIYVDADGCPVKDEVYRVARRVGARVYVVSARPLAVPKDPQIQAVGAGGAFDAADDWIAERVGPGSVVVTTDVPLAARCVDKGAWVLGPKGNLFTPHNIGEALARRELNEQLRQMGLPAGGPAPFQKADRSRFLQRLDEVLQAIRRGIASPPATYY; encoded by the coding sequence GTGACCGGGCCGGTGATCTACGTGGACGCCGACGGCTGCCCGGTCAAGGACGAGGTGTACCGGGTGGCCCGCCGGGTCGGAGCCCGGGTGTACGTGGTGAGCGCACGGCCCCTGGCCGTGCCCAAGGACCCCCAGATCCAGGCCGTGGGGGCGGGGGGCGCGTTCGACGCGGCCGACGACTGGATCGCCGAGCGGGTGGGGCCGGGGAGCGTGGTCGTGACCACCGACGTGCCCCTGGCTGCCCGGTGCGTGGACAAAGGGGCCTGGGTTCTCGGCCCCAAGGGAAACCTGTTCACGCCCCACAACATCGGGGAGGCCCTGGCCCGGCGGGAGCTCAACGAGCAGCTGCGCCAGATGGGTCTGCCCGCTGGAGGCCCCGCCCCGTTCCAGAAGGCGGATCGGTCCCGCTTCCTCCAGCGCCTGGACGAGGTTCTCCAGGCGATCCGCCGGGGGATCGCATCGCCTCCTGCGACGTACTACTGA
- a CDS encoding ABC transporter permease, with protein MSGAIPIGPGQLALASGFLAAAAGLSLALALGLTRSILAAAARAYVQLLALGFVLRWVFGVGTPWLVLGILGGMIVVAAQTLTARLRGAPPGLFLRGLGALAVSGFTVTLAVTALVVRVDPWWEPRYVIPIGGMVIGNSLNGVAVCLDRLFADLRSRTREIEALLALGATPWETVLPSARSALRAGLIPTLNSMAAAGIVFIPGMMTGQVLSGTDPRVAAAYQIVVLLMISAATAVGSVLSLVAGYRRAFDREGRFVLGDG; from the coding sequence GTGAGCGGGGCGATCCCCATCGGTCCCGGCCAGCTCGCATTGGCCTCGGGCTTTCTCGCCGCGGCAGCGGGTCTGTCGCTGGCCCTCGCGCTGGGGCTCACCCGGTCGATCCTGGCGGCTGCGGCGCGGGCCTACGTGCAGCTTCTCGCCTTGGGGTTCGTGCTGCGGTGGGTGTTCGGGGTGGGCACCCCGTGGCTGGTGCTCGGCATTCTCGGGGGGATGATCGTGGTGGCCGCCCAGACCCTGACCGCCCGGCTCAGGGGGGCCCCGCCCGGGCTGTTCCTGCGGGGCCTTGGGGCTCTGGCGGTCTCCGGCTTCACCGTGACCCTGGCCGTGACCGCTCTCGTGGTCCGGGTGGACCCCTGGTGGGAGCCCCGGTACGTGATTCCCATCGGGGGCATGGTCATCGGGAACTCCCTGAACGGCGTGGCCGTGTGCCTCGACCGGCTGTTCGCCGACCTGCGGTCCCGCACCCGCGAGATCGAGGCCCTCCTGGCCCTCGGGGCCACCCCCTGGGAGACCGTGCTCCCCAGCGCCCGCTCCGCCCTGCGGGCCGGGCTGATCCCCACCCTCAACTCCATGGCGGCGGCCGGAATCGTGTTCATCCCGGGGATGATGACCGGCCAGGTGCTCTCGGGCACCGACCCCCGGGTGGCGGCCGCCTACCAGATCGTGGTGCTCCTGATGATCTCGGCGGCCACCGCCGTGGGCTCGGTGCTGTCCCTGGTAGCCGGGTACCGCCGCGCCTTCGACCGGGAGGGCCGATTCGTACTGGGGGACGGTTGA
- the acnA gene encoding aconitate hydratase AcnA, with translation MASPFDARTSLSTASGSVDIFSLRALENAGLGEVSTLPVTLKVLLENLLRHCDGYHVGEDDVAYLAGWDPAVGEQREIAYMPARVLLQDFTGVPAVVDLAALRSAMARLGGDPKKINPLIPADLVIDHSVQVDRFGTEDSFGFNARREFERNRERYEFLKWGQNAFDNFRVVPPATGICHQVNLEYLGRVVQTREGVAFPDTLVGTDSHTTMINGLGILGWGVGGIEAEAVMLGQPVYMLVPRVVGVRLTGELRPGVTATDLVLRVTELLREHGVVGKLVEYFGDGVGGLTLPDRAVLANMAPEYGATAGFFPVDAGTLEYLRFTGRDEALVDLVERYTKEQGLFRSDDAPPLRYSEVVELDLSTVEPAIAGPKRPQDRIPLGRVKRAFFDALRTTFNKGVGADLPPPEEDGRWADEGGNPSDGPAVPAPRRHDTYNDQRVRVDLDGVEASLTHGAVVIASLTSCTNTSSPTLMLGAGLLAKKAVERGLTVRPWVKTSLAPGSRVVTRYLEAAGLLPYLEALRFHLVGYGCTTCIGNSGPLPEPVARAVTENDLVVAGVLSGNRNFEGRINPLVKANYLASPPLVVAYALAGTVDIDLTREPVAHDPNGQPVYLKDLWPTDGEVREAVGRAVSAGMFGEEYAKVFEGTDLWNGIEARGAELYAWDPTSTYIQEPPFFQDLTLDPPGVRPIENARALAVLGDSVTTDHISPAGAFGPDTPAGRYLIEKGVAPEEFNSFGSRRGNHEVMMRGTFGNVRIRNRLAPGTEGGFTTHLPTGEVLPIYDAAMRYRDEGTPLVVLAGKDYGMGSSRDWAAKGTALLGVRAVIAESYERIHRSNLVGMGVLPLQFQPGDSVESLGLTGRETFTVEGLDDRLRPGQTLTVRARAEDGGEKAFPALVRIDTPVEMEYYHNGGILHTVLRRLARED, from the coding sequence ATGGCCAGCCCGTTCGACGCCCGCACGTCCCTCTCGACCGCATCGGGTTCCGTGGACATCTTCAGCCTTCGCGCCCTGGAGAACGCGGGGCTCGGCGAGGTGTCCACGCTTCCGGTCACCCTGAAGGTGCTCTTGGAGAACCTGCTGCGCCACTGCGACGGGTACCACGTGGGCGAGGACGACGTGGCGTACCTGGCCGGGTGGGACCCGGCCGTCGGCGAGCAGCGGGAGATCGCGTACATGCCGGCCCGGGTCCTCCTGCAGGACTTCACCGGAGTGCCCGCGGTGGTGGACCTGGCTGCCCTCCGGTCGGCCATGGCCCGGTTGGGCGGCGACCCCAAGAAGATCAACCCGCTGATCCCGGCCGACCTCGTCATCGACCACTCGGTCCAGGTGGACCGGTTCGGCACCGAGGACTCCTTCGGGTTCAACGCCCGCAGGGAGTTCGAGCGAAACCGGGAGCGCTACGAGTTCCTGAAGTGGGGCCAGAATGCCTTCGACAACTTCCGGGTGGTGCCCCCTGCGACCGGCATCTGCCACCAGGTGAACCTGGAGTACCTGGGGCGGGTGGTCCAGACCCGGGAGGGGGTGGCATTTCCCGACACCCTGGTGGGGACCGACTCCCACACCACCATGATCAACGGCCTGGGGATTCTGGGGTGGGGTGTGGGCGGCATCGAGGCCGAGGCCGTGATGCTCGGCCAGCCCGTATACATGCTGGTTCCGCGGGTCGTGGGGGTCCGCCTCACCGGCGAGCTGCGTCCCGGCGTCACGGCCACGGACCTGGTGCTCCGGGTCACGGAGCTCCTGCGGGAGCACGGCGTCGTGGGCAAGCTGGTCGAGTACTTCGGCGATGGGGTGGGCGGCCTGACCCTGCCCGATCGGGCCGTGTTGGCCAACATGGCGCCCGAGTACGGGGCCACGGCCGGGTTCTTCCCCGTGGACGCCGGCACCCTGGAGTACCTTCGGTTCACCGGGCGGGACGAGGCCCTGGTCGACCTGGTGGAACGGTACACCAAGGAGCAGGGGCTGTTCCGGTCCGACGACGCCCCGCCCCTGCGCTACAGCGAAGTGGTGGAGCTGGACCTCTCCACGGTCGAGCCCGCCATCGCCGGCCCCAAACGGCCCCAGGACCGCATTCCCCTGGGCCGGGTCAAACGGGCCTTCTTCGATGCCCTCCGGACCACGTTCAACAAGGGCGTGGGGGCCGACCTGCCGCCGCCGGAGGAGGACGGCCGGTGGGCCGACGAAGGGGGGAACCCCTCGGACGGGCCGGCGGTCCCCGCCCCCCGGCGCCACGACACCTACAACGACCAGCGGGTCCGGGTGGACCTGGACGGGGTGGAGGCGTCGCTGACCCACGGCGCCGTGGTGATCGCGTCCCTCACCTCGTGCACCAACACCTCCAGCCCCACCCTGATGCTGGGGGCCGGCCTATTGGCCAAGAAGGCGGTGGAGCGGGGGCTCACGGTGCGGCCCTGGGTGAAGACCAGCCTGGCCCCTGGATCCAGGGTGGTGACCCGGTACCTGGAGGCGGCCGGCCTGCTGCCCTACCTGGAGGCGCTTCGATTCCACCTGGTGGGGTACGGCTGCACCACCTGCATCGGCAACAGCGGCCCCCTGCCCGAGCCGGTGGCCCGGGCCGTGACCGAGAACGACCTGGTGGTGGCGGGGGTCCTGTCAGGGAACCGGAACTTCGAGGGCCGGATCAATCCCCTGGTGAAGGCCAACTACCTGGCGAGCCCACCCCTGGTGGTGGCCTACGCCCTGGCTGGCACCGTGGATATCGACCTCACCCGCGAACCCGTCGCCCACGACCCCAACGGCCAACCGGTGTACCTCAAGGACCTGTGGCCCACCGACGGCGAGGTGCGCGAGGCCGTGGGCCGGGCGGTGTCGGCCGGCATGTTCGGCGAGGAGTACGCCAAGGTGTTCGAGGGGACCGATCTGTGGAACGGCATCGAGGCCCGGGGCGCGGAACTCTACGCCTGGGACCCGACGTCCACCTACATCCAGGAACCGCCGTTCTTCCAGGACCTCACCCTCGATCCGCCGGGCGTGCGGCCCATCGAGAACGCCCGGGCCCTGGCGGTGCTGGGCGACTCGGTGACCACCGACCACATCTCCCCGGCGGGGGCGTTCGGGCCCGACACCCCGGCCGGCCGGTATCTGATCGAGAAGGGGGTCGCTCCGGAGGAGTTCAACTCGTTCGGGTCCCGCCGGGGCAACCACGAGGTGATGATGCGGGGCACCTTCGGCAACGTGCGGATCCGCAACCGGCTGGCCCCCGGCACCGAGGGCGGGTTCACCACCCACCTGCCCACCGGGGAGGTGTTGCCGATCTACGACGCGGCCATGCGCTACCGGGACGAGGGGACCCCGCTGGTGGTGCTGGCCGGCAAGGACTACGGCATGGGGTCGAGCCGGGACTGGGCAGCCAAGGGGACGGCCCTGCTGGGGGTGCGCGCGGTGATCGCCGAGAGCTACGAGCGCATCCACCGCTCCAACCTGGTGGGCATGGGGGTGCTGCCGCTCCAGTTCCAGCCGGGAGACTCGGTGGAGTCCCTGGGCCTCACGGGCCGGGAGACGTTCACGGTGGAGGGCCTGGACGACCGCCTGCGCCCCGGGCAGACCCTCACGGTGCGGGCCCGGGCGGAGGACGGGGGAGAAAAGGCCTTCCCGGCGCTGGTGCGGATCGACACGCCGGTGGAGATGGAGTACTACCACAACGGCGGCATCCTCCACACCGTGCTCCGCAGGCTGGCCCGGGAGGATTGA
- a CDS encoding IS701 family transposase, which produces MEHDLDRFTARYRSHFTSRTRSCVKAAEAYFAGLAQARKRNMERIAEVVPDADDQRLQHFVSYSPWDHREVIDHVARDADRLLGGSPNTCLIVDESGFPKKGDRSVGVARQWCGRLGKVENCQVGVFAALARDGEVTLTDARLYLPKAWAEDSARCKRAKVPEAERGYRTKPELALEMVRHARRLGVEFAWVGADSFYGADPKFLRGLDADGEVFVVDVKASQRIYLEDPRPQVPPRRSARGRAPQRPRAQGPEPIRVDAWVRNQPGEAWRRLSYRDSTKGPLWVEVLHRRVWVWDGRESKAHCWHLIVRRSVRNPGEIKYTLSNAPEQTSVRRLAYMQGQRYWVERSLQEAKSEVGMAEYQVRLWQGWHHHMAMVLMALLFLLEARRKHRGAFPLLSARDVREVLSVLLPRANATLEDALAQMARRHRRRASAMASHTRKANQSQAL; this is translated from the coding sequence TTGGAGCACGACCTGGATCGGTTCACAGCACGCTACCGATCGCATTTCACCTCTCGTACCCGCTCGTGCGTGAAGGCCGCCGAGGCGTATTTTGCCGGCTTGGCGCAAGCCCGGAAGCGAAACATGGAGCGCATCGCAGAAGTCGTTCCGGACGCCGACGACCAACGCCTGCAGCATTTTGTGTCGTACTCCCCGTGGGATCACCGCGAGGTGATCGACCATGTGGCCCGTGACGCCGACCGGTTGTTGGGAGGCTCCCCCAACACGTGTCTGATCGTGGACGAAAGTGGGTTCCCCAAGAAGGGCGACCGATCGGTTGGCGTTGCGCGCCAGTGGTGTGGGCGCCTGGGCAAGGTGGAGAACTGCCAGGTGGGCGTGTTTGCCGCCCTGGCCCGCGACGGGGAGGTGACGCTCACCGATGCACGGCTGTACCTGCCGAAGGCGTGGGCCGAGGATTCGGCCCGGTGCAAGCGGGCGAAGGTTCCGGAAGCCGAGCGGGGGTATCGCACCAAACCGGAACTGGCCTTGGAGATGGTTCGGCACGCCCGGCGCCTGGGGGTGGAGTTCGCCTGGGTGGGGGCAGATTCGTTCTACGGGGCCGACCCGAAGTTCCTGCGGGGGTTGGACGCCGACGGGGAAGTGTTCGTGGTGGATGTGAAGGCGTCCCAGCGGATCTACCTGGAGGATCCTCGGCCCCAGGTACCCCCGCGGCGCAGTGCGCGTGGGAGAGCGCCCCAACGGCCTCGGGCGCAGGGGCCGGAACCGATCCGGGTGGATGCGTGGGTGCGCAACCAACCGGGGGAGGCCTGGCGGCGTTTGTCGTATCGGGACTCCACGAAGGGCCCACTGTGGGTGGAGGTGCTTCACCGCAGAGTGTGGGTGTGGGACGGGCGGGAGTCCAAGGCCCACTGCTGGCACCTGATTGTGCGGCGCTCGGTGCGCAACCCGGGGGAGATCAAGTACACGCTGAGCAACGCGCCGGAGCAGACGTCGGTGCGGCGATTGGCGTACATGCAGGGGCAGCGCTATTGGGTGGAGCGAAGCCTGCAGGAGGCCAAGAGCGAAGTGGGCATGGCCGAGTATCAGGTGCGGTTGTGGCAGGGGTGGCATCACCACATGGCGATGGTGCTGATGGCGTTGTTGTTCTTGTTGGAGGCACGCCGAAAGCATCGTGGTGCGTTCCCCTTGTTGAGCGCGCGCGACGTGCGGGAAGTGCTCAGCGTTTTGCTGCCGCGCGCGAACGCGACACTGGAAGACGCCTTGGCGCAGATGGCCCGACGTCACCGGCGAAGGGCATCCGCGATGGCATCGCACACCAGAAAAGCCAATCAAAGCCAAGCGTTATGA